A single genomic interval of Bradyrhizobium japonicum USDA 6 harbors:
- a CDS encoding VOC family protein, which produces MSKLVPCMWFNGDAEEAAKFYVSLVPNSEITHVQRNVSDGPSGKTGSVLVVEFTVAGQPLVALNGGMKVEYTHAISLMIHCDDQAQVDSVWSAFLAHGGKEQQCGWISDRWGVSWQVVPKVMFEFLSSPDKAAAARAMQAMMKMVKLDVDVLRRAFEGKSAA; this is translated from the coding sequence ATGTCCAAGCTCGTGCCCTGCATGTGGTTCAACGGCGATGCCGAGGAAGCCGCGAAGTTCTATGTGTCGCTCGTTCCGAACTCGGAGATCACGCACGTCCAGCGCAACGTTTCGGACGGTCCGTCCGGCAAGACAGGCTCCGTGCTCGTCGTCGAGTTCACCGTGGCCGGGCAGCCCCTGGTCGCGCTCAATGGCGGCATGAAGGTGGAATATACCCACGCAATCTCGCTGATGATCCATTGCGACGATCAAGCTCAGGTCGACAGCGTCTGGAGCGCGTTCCTTGCTCATGGCGGCAAGGAGCAGCAGTGCGGCTGGATCAGCGACCGCTGGGGCGTATCCTGGCAGGTGGTGCCGAAGGTGATGTTCGAATTCCTGTCGAGCCCTGACAAGGCTGCGGCTGCGCGCGCGATGCAGGCCATGATGAAGATGGTGAAGCTTGATGTGGATGTCTTGCGTCGCGCGTTCGAGGGCAAGTCGGCAGCGTGA
- a CDS encoding CsbD family protein yields the protein MGSTSDKIKGTANEAIGKAKQGIGEATGSDRLKGEGVVQEVKGKGQQAMGDAKDAAKEAIDRAAAAARRAAE from the coding sequence ATGGGTAGCACGAGCGACAAGATCAAGGGCACCGCCAACGAGGCCATCGGCAAGGCCAAGCAGGGTATCGGTGAAGCCACCGGTTCCGATCGCCTGAAGGGCGAAGGCGTGGTCCAGGAAGTGAAGGGCAAGGGCCAGCAGGCCATGGGCGACGCCAAGGACGCCGCTAAGGAAGCAATCGATCGCGCCGCGGCTGCGGCAAGGCGCGCGGCCGAGTGA
- a CDS encoding OmpA family protein gives MTRFDKFFGLKAITLTAALSMTAGLAFAGDNVSANQILDALKPKPATRGLSVGPQADPTAQAKEATFLNTVRNRSTRSLSMGEREQIAELAATKPKIDLEIQFDYNSADIAKTSVPSVQALGKALSDPSLKGSTFVVAGHTDAIGGEEYNQGLSERRADTIKKYLMQNYGLNGTDLVTVGYGKSKLKDTANGADPINRRVQVVNMEAKTTASK, from the coding sequence ATGACCCGTTTTGATAAGTTTTTTGGACTGAAGGCGATTACTCTCACGGCCGCGCTGTCGATGACGGCGGGCCTGGCTTTCGCCGGCGATAACGTCTCCGCCAACCAGATCCTGGATGCGCTGAAGCCGAAGCCGGCGACCCGCGGCCTGTCCGTCGGTCCGCAGGCCGATCCGACCGCGCAGGCCAAGGAAGCGACGTTCCTGAACACGGTTCGCAACCGCTCGACCCGGTCGCTCTCGATGGGCGAGCGCGAGCAGATCGCCGAGCTCGCTGCGACCAAGCCGAAGATCGATCTGGAGATCCAGTTCGACTACAACTCGGCTGACATCGCCAAGACGTCGGTGCCGTCGGTGCAGGCGCTCGGCAAGGCGTTGTCCGATCCGTCACTGAAGGGCTCGACCTTCGTGGTCGCCGGCCACACCGATGCGATCGGCGGCGAAGAGTACAATCAAGGGCTGTCCGAACGCCGCGCCGACACCATCAAGAAGTACCTGATGCAGAATTATGGTCTCAACGGCACCGATCTCGTCACCGTCGGCTATGGCAAGTCCAAGCTGAAGGACACCGCCAACGGCGCCGACCCGATCAACCGCCGCGTCCAGGTCGTCAACATGGAAGCCAAGACGACGGCGTCCAAGTGA
- a CDS encoding FecR family protein, protein MNLRFWLFPTLLSAFVCAAPCAQAQTRVGEAVVIQNDVVRVATTTTPINVGDSMLRDETVRTGADSAARFVMADSTNLSLGPSATLKLDRTVFNDEHSYRDVAIRMTTGAFRFVTGHSEKTAYKITTPLATIGVRGTTLDILSQRGRSVVVLQDGAANVCTTSSQCVQLTQPGDTAIITSAGGKVSITKTNTPPWTFAANCAASAGLCSVNQYADASPTITPAVHDDGMLCGR, encoded by the coding sequence ATGAATTTGCGTTTCTGGCTTTTCCCAACTCTGTTGTCGGCATTTGTCTGCGCGGCGCCTTGCGCGCAGGCGCAGACGCGCGTTGGCGAAGCCGTCGTGATCCAGAACGACGTGGTGCGCGTGGCGACGACCACGACGCCCATCAATGTCGGCGACAGCATGTTGCGCGACGAGACCGTGCGCACCGGTGCCGACAGCGCAGCGCGCTTCGTCATGGCCGACAGCACCAACCTCTCGCTGGGCCCGAGCGCCACGCTGAAGCTCGACCGCACCGTCTTCAACGACGAGCACAGCTATCGCGACGTCGCGATCCGCATGACCACGGGCGCATTCCGGTTCGTCACCGGACATTCGGAAAAGACCGCCTACAAGATCACGACACCGCTCGCGACCATCGGCGTGCGCGGCACCACGCTCGATATCCTCTCCCAGCGCGGCCGCTCCGTCGTCGTGCTCCAGGACGGCGCCGCCAACGTCTGCACGACCAGCTCCCAGTGCGTGCAGCTCACCCAGCCCGGCGACACTGCAATCATCACCTCGGCCGGCGGCAAGGTCAGCATCACCAAGACCAACACGCCGCCCTGGACCTTTGCCGCCAACTGCGCCGCAAGCGCCGGGCTGTGCTCGGTCAACCAGTATGCGGACGCCTCGCCGACCATCACGCCTGCCGTCCACGACGACGGCATGCTGTGCGGGCGGTGA
- a CDS encoding phospholipid carrier-dependent glycosyltransferase translates to MWRNYHKRRWTCVMLSDSCGRMRSMKSAVFVFLRGEADLPRKIAPQQPFELPAVPKVSQSAVIAVAIFLVAHLALLIGLTAPEKFVFDEVHYVPAARQMLAPTMSQPMLNPMHPPLAKEMIAASIAAFGDNALGWRYPSTLFGALAIVAIYLCGLALFSAQGPAIAAAAIAGFNQMVYVQARIAMLDIYALGFGLLAIAAFMHGFRRERPHALFAFAGALFGLAAACKWSGLFPLGICIVMIAVIRLLQGWHTLFADAKPSDWYRPDLWPDLRVQHVALCFAVLPALTYLAAFVPLYGASLPDLIEAQRRIFADNTTTAIAGHTYMSAWPSWPLLARPVWFLFDKTSENNVSAIVCLGNPLVAWPALLALAVVLRDFIVARRWDALLIAAFYFGSWLAWALLPRTLGFLYYYLPAATVASLALVYVLRRDGLPRWLLWAYVGVAAIGFAVMLPISAAFIGTSMQTFNRLMLFQSWI, encoded by the coding sequence ATGTGGCGAAATTATCACAAGCGGCGCTGGACGTGCGTTATGCTTAGTGACAGTTGCGGCAGAATGCGTTCAATGAAAAGTGCCGTCTTTGTTTTTCTCCGCGGTGAAGCAGATTTGCCACGCAAAATAGCCCCACAGCAGCCGTTCGAATTGCCCGCGGTTCCGAAGGTGTCGCAGAGCGCAGTGATCGCTGTCGCGATTTTCCTGGTCGCGCATCTCGCGCTGCTGATAGGCCTGACGGCGCCGGAGAAGTTCGTCTTCGACGAGGTGCATTACGTGCCGGCGGCGCGACAGATGCTGGCACCCACGATGTCGCAACCGATGCTCAACCCGATGCATCCGCCGCTGGCCAAGGAGATGATCGCGGCATCGATCGCAGCCTTCGGCGACAATGCGCTTGGCTGGCGCTATCCGTCGACCTTGTTCGGCGCGCTCGCGATCGTCGCGATCTATCTGTGCGGGCTCGCGCTGTTCTCCGCGCAGGGGCCGGCGATCGCCGCCGCGGCGATCGCCGGCTTCAACCAGATGGTTTACGTGCAGGCGCGCATCGCCATGCTCGACATTTACGCGCTCGGGTTCGGCCTGCTCGCGATTGCCGCCTTCATGCACGGCTTCCGAAGAGAGCGCCCGCATGCGCTGTTCGCGTTCGCGGGCGCCTTGTTTGGCCTCGCCGCGGCTTGCAAATGGAGCGGCCTGTTTCCGCTCGGCATCTGCATCGTCATGATTGCGGTGATCCGGCTGCTGCAGGGCTGGCACACGCTGTTCGCCGACGCGAAGCCGAGCGACTGGTATCGGCCCGATCTCTGGCCCGATCTTCGCGTGCAGCATGTCGCGCTCTGCTTCGCCGTGCTGCCGGCGCTGACATATCTTGCCGCTTTCGTGCCGCTCTACGGAGCGTCGCTGCCGGATCTGATCGAGGCGCAGCGCCGGATATTCGCCGACAACACCACGACCGCGATCGCCGGCCATACCTATATGAGCGCGTGGCCATCCTGGCCGCTGCTCGCGCGCCCGGTGTGGTTCCTGTTCGACAAGACCTCGGAGAACAATGTCTCCGCGATCGTCTGCCTCGGCAATCCGCTGGTCGCGTGGCCGGCGCTGCTCGCGCTCGCCGTCGTGCTGCGCGACTTCATCGTCGCGCGCCGCTGGGATGCGTTGCTGATCGCGGCGTTCTATTTCGGCTCCTGGCTCGCCTGGGCTCTGCTGCCGCGCACGCTCGGCTTCCTCTACTATTATCTGCCGGCCGCAACCGTGGCGTCGCTTGCGCTGGTCTATGTGCTGCGGCGAGATGGACTGCCGCGCTGGCTGCTGTGGGCCTATGTCGGGGTCGCGGCGATCGGCTTTGCGGTGATGCTGCCGATCTCGGCGGCCTTCATCGGCACGTCCATGCAGACGTTCAACCGGTTGATGCTGTTCCAGAGCTGGATATGA
- a CDS encoding VOC family protein, translating into MPKMIFVNLPVTDLKRATAFYEAVGAVRNPQFSDETASCMVFSETIFAMLLTHDKFRKFTPKPIADAKTSNQVLLCLSADSRDEVDDVVGKAEAAGGVADPSPKDEYSFMYGRSFEDPDGHMWGVNWMDMAAFAAQSDMANA; encoded by the coding sequence ATGCCCAAAATGATCTTCGTCAATCTGCCGGTGACCGACCTCAAGCGCGCGACGGCCTTTTACGAGGCGGTCGGCGCGGTCAGGAACCCGCAATTCAGCGACGAGACGGCGAGCTGCATGGTCTTCTCCGAGACCATCTTCGCCATGCTCCTGACCCACGACAAATTCCGCAAGTTCACGCCGAAGCCGATCGCAGATGCCAAGACCTCGAACCAGGTCCTGCTCTGCCTCTCGGCCGACAGCCGCGACGAGGTCGATGACGTCGTCGGCAAGGCCGAGGCCGCGGGCGGGGTGGCCGATCCCAGCCCGAAGGACGAGTACAGCTTCATGTACGGCCGCAGCTTCGAGGATCCGGATGGCCATATGTGGGGCGTGAACTGGATGGACATGGCAGCCTTCGCCGCGCAGTCCGACATGGCGAACGCCTGA
- a CDS encoding cupin domain-containing protein, which translates to MTGHDHTHSHHDHDHDDRWKHDGVRVIPGNQLDTNVPSTAGMDRAAAINFARVGAQKLWAGTVSIKPDAKTGAHHHGHLESVIYVVKGKARMRWGESLQFTAEAGPGDFIFVPPYVPHQEINASPDEVLECVLVRSDGEAVAINLDIEPVEKPETVLWIDPVHRDPNEKK; encoded by the coding sequence ATGACCGGCCATGACCACACGCATTCCCACCATGACCACGATCATGACGATCGCTGGAAACATGACGGCGTGCGCGTCATTCCCGGCAATCAGCTCGATACCAACGTGCCATCGACGGCCGGCATGGACCGCGCGGCCGCGATCAATTTCGCGCGCGTCGGCGCGCAGAAATTGTGGGCGGGCACGGTCAGCATCAAGCCGGACGCCAAGACTGGTGCGCATCACCACGGCCATCTCGAAAGCGTCATCTACGTGGTGAAGGGCAAGGCGCGGATGCGCTGGGGCGAGAGCCTGCAATTCACCGCGGAGGCCGGCCCCGGCGATTTCATTTTCGTCCCGCCCTACGTGCCGCATCAGGAGATCAACGCCAGCCCGGACGAGGTGCTGGAATGCGTGCTGGTGCGCAGCGACGGCGAGGCGGTCGCGATCAACCTCGACATCGAGCCGGTCGAGAAGCCCGAGACCGTGCTGTGGATCGACCCCGTGCACCGGGATCCCAACGAGAAGAAGTAA